The window ATTGACGATTGCCGAATGACGAATTCCGAATGAATCGCCAGTCGCCAATCGCCCATCGCCAATTCTGCAACGTCGCGATACCGCATACGCGACTCGACCGGCTGACCTACGAGTTTGAACCGCAACGATTCCCCGAGCTTGCGCCCGGCGACTGCGTGCAGATACGCCTTCGCGGGAAAAAGGTCAAAGGCCTCGTGCTGGAGATGCTGACCCGCAGCCCGGTGCCGACGACGTTGCCCATCGAGAAGCTGATAGAGCCGCGTCTGGTCCCTGAGCAGCTTCTGCACCTGCTGGGCTGGGTGGGTGCGTACTACTTTGGCCGCATGGGCGAGGTCCTCGGTCTGGCCCTGCCGCGCGGCATCTGCGGCTACGGGCTCAGGCGAAAGACGAAGGCCGGGCCGAGCGGGGGACAGCCGGTTCTTGTCTCCGACGTCAAGCCTTCGTCCTTCGTCTTTCAACCCTCATTCTCGGTGTACGTCCACGCCGGCCGTGATGCGCGAGAGGACGTCCTCGCCAGTTTTGTCGCGCAGGGACTGGAACGCGGGACGGTGATAGCCCTTATGCCTGAGTCAGACACGGCGCTCTGGGCGGACGTGCTGCGCTCAAGGACCGGAATCGAGCCGATCTCTTACTTCGGGGACCAGAAGGCATCGGAGCGAAAACGGGTCTGGCGCGAACTGTGCCGGGATGGACGCCGGCTCATCATCGGCGTACGTTCGGCCGTGTTCGCGCCGGTGCCGGACCTTGCCGGCATTGTCGTTCTGGAGGAGCACGACAAGGTCTTCAAGGAAGAGCGACATCCTCGTTTCAACGCCCGCGACGTGGCCATCGCCCGCGCCCGGTTGACGGATTGTCCGGTGCTGCTTTCCGACCCGACCCCCTCGGCCGAGACCTGGCTGAACCTCCGCAACGGACAGTACCGGGCAGCACAGGAACAGGTTGAGGCTGAGGTCAAGGCCAAGGTTGAGACGACGCCCCTTCCTGAACCTCAACCTCAACCTACGTCCGTCTGGTTGCCTGATACTATCGTCGTTGACATGCGTAAGCACCGGGATGACGTACTCGCGCCGGTGCTGGTGAACGAACTCAAGAACGCGAGTGCTGCCGGTGATTCTGCGGCGTTGTACATAAACCGACGGGGTCTCAGTCGCTACGTCGTGTGCCGGGATTGCGGCAGCCCGCTCTCCTGCCCGAAGTGCGCCGTCTCGTTCGTACTCTTCGCGAGCGGAAACCTCTCCTGTCCATACTGCGGACGGACGGCGGTCGCGCCGGAAACTTGCCCGGCCTGCGGCGGACCGGACTTTCGATTCAGGGCGCCCGGCATCGAGATGGCGGCAGGCGAAGTAGGCCGGCTGCTGCCTGACGCGAAGGTCGTCTCGGTCATGACTGAGACCGTTCGCCAACCTCCATTGGAACCCGGTTCAGTCATCGTCGGAACTCGGGCGCTCCTGGGCTTCCCGTGGCCGGAATGCGTGAAGGTGGTCGCCGCCCTGTCGGTTGATGCGGACCTTTGCCTGCCGGACTTCCGGGCGCGCGAGAGGACGTTCCAGGTCCTCTCGGCACTCTCACGGCGCGCGGCTCAGCACGGAGCCACGTTCGTGCTTCAGACCAGGCGGCCGGAGGACATGGCGGTACAATGTGCGGCCGCCGGGGAAGTTGCGCGCTTCCTCGACGTGGAACTGAAGCTGAGGGAGGAGTTGGGGTTCCCGCCCTATCGCCGGCTTGCGCTCATCGAACTCAGCGCGCGGAGCGCAGCGAACGCGGAGAAGCGCGGAGAGTGGCTGTGTCGGAGACTGGCCGG is drawn from bacterium and contains these coding sequences:
- the priA gene encoding primosomal protein N'; the protein is MNRQSPIAHRQFCNVAIPHTRLDRLTYEFEPQRFPELAPGDCVQIRLRGKKVKGLVLEMLTRSPVPTTLPIEKLIEPRLVPEQLLHLLGWVGAYYFGRMGEVLGLALPRGICGYGLRRKTKAGPSGGQPVLVSDVKPSSFVFQPSFSVYVHAGRDAREDVLASFVAQGLERGTVIALMPESDTALWADVLRSRTGIEPISYFGDQKASERKRVWRELCRDGRRLIIGVRSAVFAPVPDLAGIVVLEEHDKVFKEERHPRFNARDVAIARARLTDCPVLLSDPTPSAETWLNLRNGQYRAAQEQVEAEVKAKVETTPLPEPQPQPTSVWLPDTIVVDMRKHRDDVLAPVLVNELKNASAAGDSAALYINRRGLSRYVVCRDCGSPLSCPKCAVSFVLFASGNLSCPYCGRTAVAPETCPACGGPDFRFRAPGIEMAAGEVGRLLPDAKVVSVMTETVRQPPLEPGSVIVGTRALLGFPWPECVKVVAALSVDADLCLPDFRARERTFQVLSALSRRAAQHGATFVLQTRRPEDMAVQCAAAGEVARFLDVELKLREELGFPPYRRLALIELSARSAANAEKRGEWLCRRLAGVRDVEALGPVPVRGRTGAVQVMVKVARNVRLDRLVTIAQLEADGVRAKVDIDSLDTLS